A genomic window from Punica granatum isolate Tunisia-2019 chromosome 2, ASM765513v2, whole genome shotgun sequence includes:
- the LOC116195958 gene encoding coatomer subunit alpha-1-like: MLTKFETKSNRVKGLSFHSKRPWILASLHSGVIQLWDYRMGTLIDRFDEHDGPVRGVHFHKSQPLFVSGGDDYKIKVWNYKTCRCLFTLLGHLDYIRTVQFHHEHPWIVSASDDQTIRLWNWQSRTCISVLTGHNHYVMCASFHPKEDLVVSASLDQTVRVWDISSLKKKTASRGDDILRLSQMNTDLFGGVDVVVKYVLEGHDRGVNWAAFHPNLPLVVSGADDRQVKLWRMNDAKAWEVDTLRGHTNNVSCVMFHARQDIIVSNSEDKSIRVWDATKRTGLQTFRREHDRFWILTAHPEMNLFAAGHDSGMIVFKLERERPAFAVSGDALFYIKDRFLRLYEFSSQRDALVMAIRRPGSTGLNQSARTLSYSPTEHALLMCSDVDGGIYELYVIPRDGSGRGDGGPDAKRGSGGCAVFVARNRFAVLDRSSNQVLVKNLKNEIVKKSGLPFPADMIFYAGTGSLLCRSEDRVYIFDLQQRLVLGELQTPFVKYVVWSNDMENVALLSKHAIIIASKKLIQRCTLHETIRVKSGAWDENGIFIYTTLNHIKYCLPNADSGIIKTLDVPIYITKVSGNSIFCLDRDGKNRVIIIDAAEYMFKMSLLRKRYDHVMSMIRNSQLCGQAMIAYLQQKGFPEVALHFVKNERTRFDLALESGNIQIAVASAKEIDEKDHWYRLGVEALRQGNSGIVEYAYQRTKNFERLSFLYLITGNLDKLTKMLKIAEVKNDVMGQFHNALYLGDVRERVKILENTGHLPLAYITASVHGLHDIVERLAAELEGNVPLLPGGKEPSLLIPPRPVISGGDWPLLRVMRGIFEGGLDNIAGQGAEDEEYEAADGDWGEELDMVDVNGLENGDVAEILEGEVGEEDGEEEGGWDLEDLELPPELETPRASSVNGHSVFVAPAPGMPVNQIWIQKSSLAAEQVAAGNFDTAMRLLNRQLGIRNFTPLRQIFLNLHWGSHSYLRAFSSAPILSLALERGWSESNNHNMRGPPTLVYNFSQLEEKLTAGYHAMKTGKFTESLCLFLEILHTIPLIVVDSRREVDEVKELIGIAKEYVLGIKMELTKRDLKDDPVRQMELSAYLTHLNLQTVHLRLALNNAMTSCYKNKNFATAGMFARRLLETNPTIESLVKKARQVVAACERNNTDASELNYDYRNPFVVCGVTYVPIYRGQKFVSCPYCWTRFLPSQEGQVCNVCDLSVVGADASGLICSPSQVR, encoded by the exons ATGCTGACAAAGTTTGAGACGAAGAGCAACAGAGTTAAGGGACTCAGTTTCCACAGTAAGCGACCATGGATCCTCGCATCTCTGCACAGTGGTGTCATCCAGCTGTGGGATTACCGCATGGGGACGCTGATCGATAGGTTCGATGAACATGATGGGCCTGTCCGTGGTGTTCATTTTCACAAATCTCAGCCGCTTTTTGTCTCTGGAG GAGATGATTACAAGATTAAAGTGTGGAACTATAAGACATGCAGGTGTCTGTTTACCCTGCTGGGCCACCTTGATTATATCCGTACTGTGCAGTTTCACCATGAACACCCTTGGATTGTGAGTGCTAGTGACGATCAGACTATCCGTTTATGGAACTGGCAATCTCGTACCTGCATATCTGTGTTGACAGGTCACAATCACTACGTCATGTGTGCTTCGTTTCACCCGAAAGAGGATCTTGTTGTGTCAGCTTCACTTGATCAGACTGTTCGTGTTTGGGATATTAGTtccttgaagaagaagactgcATCACGGGGCGACGATATTCTGCGGTTGAGTCAGATGAATACGGATCTATTTGGCGGTGTAGATGTTGTTGTCAAGTATGTATTGGAAGGTCATGACCGTGGAGTGAACTGGGCGGCATTTCATCCCAATCTTCCACTAGTTGTCTCCGGAGCAGATGATCGCCAAGTCAAGTTATGGCGTATGAATG ACGCCAAGGCTTGGGAGGTGGACACATTGAGAGGGCACACGAATAATGTTTCATGCGTGATGTTTCATGCCAGGCAAGACATAATAGTGTCAAATTCAGAGGACAAAAGTATTCGTGTGTGGGATGCAACAAAACGAACAGGACTTCAAACTTTTCGTCGTGAGCATGACCGTTTCTGGATCCTCACTGCTCATCCTGAGATGAACCTTTTTGCTGCTGGCCACGACAGCGGCATGATTGTGTTTAAATTGGAGAGAGAACGACCCGCCTTTGCAGTTAGTGGAGATGCCCTCTTTTATATCAAAGACCGGTTCTTGCGGCTCTACGAATTCTCTAGTCAAAGGGATGCACTTGTTATGGCAATACGACGCCCTGGGTCCACTGGCCTCAATCAGAGTGCGAGGACCCTATCTTATAGTCCAACAGAGCATGCATTACTTATGTGCTCTGATGTGGATGGTGGCATTTATGAGCTGTATGTCATACCTAGAGATGGCAGTGGCCGGGGTGACGGTGGGCCTGATGCAAAGAGAGGAAGCGGAGGTTGTGCTGTTTTTGTTGCTCGGAATAGGTTTGCTGTACTTGACAGGAGTAGCAATCAGGTTCTTGTTAAGAACCTCAAGAATGAGATTGTTAAAAAGAGCGGGCTTCCGTTTCCTGCTGATATGATATTTTATGCTGGGACAGGTAGCTTGCTATGTAGGTCTGAGGACAGGGTGTATATATTCGATCTTCAGCAGAGGCTGGTCCTTGGTGAGTTACAGACTCCTTTTGTCAAGTATGTAGTATGGTCAAATGACATGGAAAATGTTGCTCTCCTCAGCAAGCATGCAATCATCATTGCCAGCAAGAAGCTTATCCAACGCTGCACTCTTCACGAAACAATCCGTGTAAAGAGTGGAGCCTGGGATGAAAATGGAATCTTCATATATACTACTCTAAACCACATCAAGTACTGCCTACCTAATGCTGATAGTGGAATCATCAAAACTCTTGATGTGCCTATATACATAACAAAAGTTTCTGGGAATTCCATCTTTTGCCTTGACCGTGATGGAAAGAATAGGGTTATAATCATTGATGCAGCAGAGTACATGTTCAAAATGTCTCTGCTGAGGAAGAGGTATGATCATGTAATGAGCATGATAAGGAATTCACAGCTTTGTGGGCAGGCTATGATTGCTTATTTGCAGCAGAAGGGGTTCCCTGAAGTTGCTCTTCATTTTGTGAAAAATGAGAGAACACGTTTCGATTTGGCTCTTGAGAGTGGGAACATTCAAATTGCAGTGGCTTCAGCTAAGGAAATTGATGAGAAGGATCATTGGTATAGGTTAGGAGTTGAGGCTCTTCGCCAAGGAAATTCAGGAATCGTGGAATATGCCTACCAGAGGACTAAGAACTTTGAGAGGCTCTCTTTCCTCTATCTCATAACCGGGAACTTGGACAAGTTGACGAAAATGCTGAAGATTGCTGAAGTTAAGAATGATGTCATGGGTCAATTTCATAATGCTCTGTATCTGGGAGATGTTCGCGAGCGCGTGAAGATCTTGGAGAACACTGGGCACTTACCACTTGCTTATATAACTGCTTCCGTTCATGGACTACATGATATTGTCGAAAGGCTTGCAGCTGAGTTGGAAGGAAATGTTCCTTTGCTGCCTGGTGGCAAAGAACCTTCACTCTTGATACCCCCGAGGCCGGTTATATCTGGTGGTGACTGGCCTTTATTGAGGGTGATGAGAGGCATATTCGAGGGTGGCCTTGACAATATTGCTGGACAGGGTGCTGAAGATGAAGAGTATGAGGCCGCTGATGGAGATTGGGGTGAGGAATTGGACATGGTCGATGTGAATGGCCTGGAGAATGGTGATGTGGCAGAAATTTTAGAGGGTGAAGTTGGTGAAGAGGAtggggaggaggagggaggTTGGGATCTCGAAGACTTGGAACTTCCCCCCGAATTGGAAACTCCAAGGGCGTCTTCTGTCAATGGTCACTCTGTTTTTGTTGCTCCTGCTCCTGGAATGCCAGTGAATCAGATATGGATCCAAAAATCTTCGCTCGCTGCTGAGCAGGTAGCTGCAGGGAATTTTGACACTGCCATGAGATTGCTGAATCGGCAACTCGGGATACGGAACTTCACTCCTCTGAGGCAAATTTTCCTTAATCTCCACTGGGGAAGCCACAGCTACTTAAGAGCCTTCTCTTCGGCTCCAATCCTCTCATTGGCCCTTGAACGCGGCTGGAGTGAGTCTAATAACCACAACATGCGGGGGCCGCCAACCCTTGTCTACAATTTCTCCCAGTTGGAAGAGAAGCTTACTGCAGGTTATCATGCCATGAAGACTGGGAAGTTCACCGAGTCTCTTTGTCTCTTCCTCGAAATTCTCCATACAATCCCATTGATTGTGGTGGACTCGAGGAGGGAGGTCGATGAAGTCAAGGAATTGATCGGTATAGCAAAAGAGTACGTCTTAGGTATCAAAATGGAGCTGACAAAAAGGGATCTAAAAGATGACCCAGTTCGCCAGATGGAGCTCTCCGCTTACTTGACTCATTTAAACCTCCAAACAGTCCACCTAAGGCTTGCTTTGAACAATGCCATGACGTCCTGCTACAAGAATAAGAACTTCGCTACAGCAGGGATGTTTGCCCGGCGACTTCTCGAGACGAACCCCACAATAGAGTCCCTCGTGAAGAAGGCAAGGCAGGTCGTGGCGGCATGTGAGAGGAACAATACCGATGCTTCTGAGCTTAACTACGATTACAGAAACCCATTTGTGGTATGCGGGGTGACCTATGTCCCGATATACCGGGGACAGAAGTTTGTCTCTTGCCCATATTGCTGGACAAGGTTTCTGCCTTCCCAGGAAGGGCAGGTTTGTAACGTCTGCGATCTTTCCGTGGTCGGGGCAGATGCTTCGGGACTAATCTGCTCTCCTTCCCAGGTTCGATGA